One genomic segment of Impatiens glandulifera chromosome 6, dImpGla2.1, whole genome shotgun sequence includes these proteins:
- the LOC124944020 gene encoding nuclear transcription factor Y subunit A-4-like, producing the protein MPSRCNNEDQQVEKDAHDTPSPTTYAQPWWRGIGMNSISLAEENALHLQNNGDSGTMTMSLSSNNGFSVGDGKEQNSKQAPASMPLVVGENLDTNSQMELVGHSIVLTSYPYPDPCYGGILTYGGPQVHPHLLGMHQTRMPLPLEMEEEPVYVNAKQYHGILRRRQVRAKLESEKKLVKARKPYLHESRHQHAMRRARGCGGRFLNSSKKHGNDDSGKDANNKGPNENSNQPNGHLNGYGVWNNGGTLQEGSFKPMR; encoded by the exons ATGCCATCAAGGTGCAATAACGAAGATCAACAGGTGGAAAAGGATGCGCACGACACTCCATCTCCAACAACTTACGCCCAACCTTGGTGGCGTGGAATTGGGATGAATTCCATATCCTTGGCTGAGGAAAACGCTCTCCATTTACAAAATAATGGTGATTCTGGAACTATGACTATGTCACTCTCATCAAACAATG GATTTAGTGTTGGTGATGGAAAAGAACAGAACTCAAAACAGGCTCCTGCATCAATGCCTCTAGTTGTTGGTGAAAATCTTGATACTAACTCTCAAATGGAGCTTGTTGGCCACTCAATT GTGTTGACATCTTATCCATATCCAGATCCATGCTATGGTGGGATATTAACATATGGGGGGCCACAG GTCCATCCTCATCTATTAGGTATGCATCAAACGAGAATGCCTTTACCTCTTGAAATGGAAGAAGAGCCCGTTTATGTGAACGCCAAACAATATCATGGGATTCTGCGGCGAAGACAAGTGCGAGCTAAACTGGAGTCTGAAAAGAAGCTCGTAAAAGCTAGAAag CCATATCTTCATGAATCGCGTCATCAACACGCAATGAGAAGGGCTAGAGGTTGTGGCGGCCGTTTCCTGAATTCATCAAAGAAGCATGGGAACGACGACTCTGGAAAGGATGCGAATAATAAAGGACCAAATGAGAATTCCAATCAACCAAACGGGCATCTAAATGGTTATGGTGTTTGGAACAATGGTGGAACCCTACAAGAGGGTTCTTTCAAACCGATGAGGTGA